In the Flagellimonas sp. HMM57 genome, one interval contains:
- a CDS encoding DUF6268 family outer membrane beta-barrel protein: MGILYSEIALGQSSDIFRLEYLNIPENDTGIKTQRYRFLFNLPIKLNEKKDYLITGVEYNKLDIGYSQDFPFDSSELNRFHVVDFNLGYITKWNENWNLVTILTPRLASNFINGAMTDDFFMNATATLWKENSKADKPFRIVLGLSYNSTAGLPIPLPIVSYYKRFHPNWSYTLGIPRTNFKYHITKKHTLETTLLLDGYFINLQNDILLPDNQVGSRITLSALVGAIGYQCNMSKRMSLYALVGRSFEQGGNLRNDNRQDVFLLNDESNLYIRTGFKIGIF, encoded by the coding sequence TTGGGCATATTATACAGTGAAATAGCTTTAGGCCAGAGTTCGGATATCTTTAGATTGGAGTATCTGAACATACCAGAAAACGATACAGGGATTAAAACACAGCGCTATAGATTTCTCTTTAACCTTCCTATAAAACTGAATGAAAAGAAAGACTACCTAATCACTGGTGTTGAGTACAACAAACTGGATATTGGTTACTCTCAGGATTTTCCCTTTGATAGCAGTGAGTTGAATAGGTTTCATGTGGTGGACTTTAATTTGGGCTACATTACAAAATGGAATGAAAATTGGAATCTGGTAACAATACTTACGCCAAGATTGGCTTCCAATTTTATAAACGGAGCAATGACAGATGATTTTTTTATGAACGCAACGGCAACATTATGGAAAGAAAACTCAAAAGCGGACAAACCGTTTCGAATTGTTTTGGGACTTTCCTATAACAGTACTGCCGGTCTTCCCATTCCGTTACCTATTGTAAGTTACTATAAAAGATTTCATCCAAATTGGTCGTATACCTTGGGCATACCCCGTACAAATTTTAAATACCATATCACTAAAAAGCATACGTTGGAAACCACATTGTTATTGGATGGTTATTTTATCAATTTGCAAAACGATATTCTTTTGCCAGATAATCAAGTTGGGTCAAGAATAACACTTTCCGCATTAGTGGGAGCGATTGGTTATCAATGTAATATGTCAAAAAGGATGTCGCTTTACGCCTTGGTTGGACGCTCTTTTGAACAAGGGGGCAATTTACGAAACGACAATAGGCAAGACGTTTTTTTATTGAATGATGAATCAAATCTTTATATTAGAACTGGGTTCAAGATTGGAATTTTTTAA
- a CDS encoding ABC transporter ATP-binding protein: MDNILVAKNVSKSYGDYTALSNISLEIPKNCIYGLLGPNGAGKTTFIRIINQITYQDKGEVLFNGKPLAPEHIAHIGYLPEERGLYKSMKVGEQALYLAQLKGLSKQDAKKRLKFWFERLNIGDWWNKKIQELSKGMAQKIQFIVTVLHEPKLLIFDEPFSGFDPINANIIKDEILQLRDKGTSIIFSTHRMESVEELCEYIALIHKSEKILDGKLSEIKKEYKNNIFKVGLEIERDGDALIEQLKEKFHILSSNFNIREKQLDFTLQLPSNNTSGVLSEIAKRANVNRFEETVPSANDIFIQTVNNKEDNG; encoded by the coding sequence ATGGATAACATCCTTGTTGCCAAAAATGTTTCCAAGTCTTATGGAGACTATACCGCATTGAGCAACATATCTTTAGAAATACCCAAAAACTGTATTTATGGCCTTTTAGGACCCAATGGGGCAGGGAAAACTACGTTCATCAGAATTATAAATCAGATAACGTATCAAGATAAGGGAGAGGTTTTGTTCAACGGTAAACCACTAGCACCCGAACATATTGCCCATATAGGATATTTGCCAGAAGAAAGGGGGTTGTACAAAAGCATGAAGGTAGGGGAACAGGCACTGTACCTTGCACAACTAAAAGGATTGTCCAAACAAGACGCAAAAAAAAGGTTGAAGTTTTGGTTCGAGCGATTGAACATAGGAGACTGGTGGAACAAAAAAATTCAGGAACTCTCCAAAGGAATGGCCCAAAAAATCCAATTCATAGTTACTGTGCTCCATGAACCTAAACTATTGATTTTTGATGAGCCTTTTAGTGGGTTTGATCCTATCAACGCAAATATTATCAAAGATGAAATTTTACAGTTGAGGGACAAGGGTACTTCTATCATCTTTTCTACCCATCGTATGGAATCTGTAGAAGAATTATGTGAATATATTGCATTGATTCATAAGTCTGAAAAAATATTGGACGGTAAACTATCAGAAATAAAAAAGGAATATAAAAACAATATTTTCAAGGTTGGTTTGGAAATAGAAAGAGATGGGGATGCCTTGATAGAACAATTGAAAGAAAAATTCCATATCCTGTCCTCAAATTTCAATATTCGGGAAAAGCAACTGGATTTTACATTGCAGTTACCTTCCAATAATACGTCAGGAGTACTTTCAGAAATAGCCAAACGGGCAAATGTCAATCGATTTGAGGAGACCGTTCCTTCGGCAAACGATATATTTATTCAGACCGTAAACAACAAGGAGGATAATGGGTAA
- a CDS encoding M20/M25/M40 family metallo-hydrolase yields MRTIVLMAIFLVSTPFFSQSDDEKQLRAIYDKALTNGKAYDWLNHLSNQIGGRLSGSIQAQQAIDYTKKQLDSIGLDRVWLQPVMVPKWVRGTPEFAYMETKPGLTTNVPICALGGSVATPDGGLKANIVEVQGIEDLEKLGKDKIAGKIVFYNRPMDPTQISTFTAYSGCVDQRYSGAAEAGKYGAAGVIVRSVNLRLDDYPHTGSMSYGDTPVSDRIPAAAISTKGAELLSTTLTLNPDIKFYFKQNCKQFDDVQSYNVIGEIKGSTHPNEIMIVGGHLDSWDLGDGSHDDGAGVVQSMDVLRLIKANGYKPKRTLRVVLFMNEENGLRGGNKYAEVAKSKNENHVFALESDAGGFTPRGFSFDCTEENFDQVLGWKKLFEPYLIHMFVKGGSGADIGPLKTEDLVLAGLRPDSQRYFDHHHAENDTFEHVNKRELELGAATMASLVYLFDKYGTITSKKIKG; encoded by the coding sequence ATGAGAACAATCGTACTAATGGCCATTTTTTTGGTCAGCACCCCATTTTTTTCACAGTCAGATGATGAAAAACAACTCAGGGCAATATATGATAAGGCCCTGACCAATGGAAAAGCTTATGATTGGCTGAACCACCTTTCCAACCAGATTGGTGGACGTCTATCTGGATCTATACAGGCTCAACAAGCAATTGATTACACAAAAAAACAATTGGATTCCATTGGATTGGATAGAGTATGGCTACAACCTGTAATGGTTCCAAAATGGGTTAGGGGAACTCCAGAATTTGCATATATGGAAACAAAACCCGGACTTACCACTAATGTGCCTATTTGTGCACTTGGAGGTTCGGTGGCTACACCAGATGGAGGTTTAAAGGCCAATATTGTTGAGGTGCAGGGTATAGAGGATTTGGAAAAATTGGGGAAAGATAAAATAGCGGGCAAGATTGTTTTTTACAACCGCCCCATGGACCCTACTCAGATTAGTACCTTTACTGCATACTCCGGTTGTGTGGACCAACGTTATTCCGGAGCAGCCGAAGCGGGCAAGTATGGTGCTGCTGGGGTAATTGTACGTTCTGTTAACTTGCGTTTGGATGATTATCCACATACTGGCTCAATGAGTTATGGTGATACTCCTGTCTCCGATAGAATTCCAGCAGCGGCAATCAGTACAAAAGGGGCAGAATTGTTGAGTACCACCCTTACATTGAATCCGGATATCAAGTTCTATTTCAAACAAAATTGTAAGCAGTTCGATGATGTGCAATCTTATAATGTAATCGGAGAAATTAAGGGTTCTACACATCCTAATGAGATAATGATCGTTGGCGGACATCTGGATTCTTGGGATTTAGGCGATGGTTCTCACGATGATGGCGCTGGTGTAGTACAGAGTATGGATGTGTTACGATTAATAAAGGCCAACGGATACAAACCCAAAAGAACCTTACGTGTTGTCTTATTCATGAACGAGGAAAATGGTTTACGAGGGGGAAATAAATATGCTGAGGTGGCCAAAAGCAAAAATGAGAACCATGTTTTTGCTTTGGAAAGTGATGCTGGGGGATTTACACCACGGGGCTTCTCCTTTGATTGTACCGAAGAGAATTTTGATCAAGTACTAGGTTGGAAAAAGTTATTTGAGCCCTATTTGATACATATGTTCGTAAAAGGTGGAAGTGGAGCAGATATTGGTCCTTTAAAAACGGAAGATTTAGTACTTGCAGGATTGCGTCCAGATTCCCAACGATATTTTGATCATCACCATGCGGAAAATGATACATTCGAGCATGTAAATAAGCGTGAACTGGAGCTAGGAGCTGCTACCATGGCAAGTTTGGTCTATCTTTTTGACAAGTATGGAACAATTACTTCTAAAAAGATAAAGGGCTAA
- a CDS encoding ABC transporter permease: MGKLGLIIKREYLAKVRNKSFIIMTFLSPILIVGMIVLIAYLTEINDSEKRIISVLNESEFLSKEFEPTSSMSYVLFQDLTLQEAKDSTVSLGYYGLLYLPTGADLESVAESSYLFTKDNPNTNVTQRIEAIFQKQLLQKRLRKLGVSPEQFSDIEAQFEINLAAFSGEKSIKGINEIKAFIGGGFGYAIMMFIIIYGGFVMRSVIEEKTSRIIEVIISSVKPFQLMLGKIIGTSLAGITQFTIWILSASLLLFLIALFFGIDFGAMDSNAPLPPGPIGGVSQFSNSIDSDTMLYANEILNIPWMLLISSFLVYFVLGYLIYSSIYAAIGAAVDNETDTQQFIFPIILPLMLGIYVGFFSVFSNPNGPIAVGFSLFPLTSPIVMLMRLPGGIGEGGVPLWQLLLSIGLLIATFLGIVSLAAKIYRVGILMYGKRPTYKELFKWLRY, encoded by the coding sequence ATGGGTAAGCTGGGATTGATTATAAAACGGGAATATCTGGCAAAGGTCCGAAACAAGTCATTTATTATCATGACGTTTCTCAGTCCTATTCTCATAGTGGGAATGATTGTTTTGATAGCTTACCTAACTGAAATTAACGATAGTGAAAAGCGGATTATTTCGGTTCTTAATGAAAGTGAATTTCTTTCAAAAGAATTTGAACCTACATCTAGCATGTCCTACGTTCTTTTTCAGGACCTTACACTACAAGAAGCTAAAGATTCAACAGTTTCGTTGGGCTATTATGGTCTGCTCTATCTTCCAACAGGTGCTGATTTAGAAAGTGTTGCCGAGTCTTCCTATCTATTTACCAAGGATAACCCCAATACAAATGTGACCCAACGTATAGAGGCTATTTTTCAAAAGCAATTACTTCAAAAAAGATTAAGAAAGTTGGGAGTTTCCCCAGAACAGTTCTCTGATATCGAAGCGCAGTTTGAAATAAATTTAGCTGCATTCAGTGGAGAGAAAAGTATAAAAGGTATTAACGAGATCAAGGCTTTTATTGGGGGTGGATTTGGTTATGCCATTATGATGTTCATTATCATTTATGGCGGTTTTGTTATGCGTAGTGTCATCGAGGAAAAAACCAGTAGAATTATAGAGGTTATCATTTCTTCGGTAAAACCGTTCCAACTTATGCTGGGGAAAATTATAGGAACTTCTTTGGCGGGAATAACCCAATTCACCATATGGATACTATCTGCATCTCTTTTGCTGTTTTTGATTGCGCTTTTCTTCGGAATTGATTTTGGTGCGATGGATTCAAATGCTCCGCTGCCACCAGGACCTATTGGTGGGGTATCTCAATTTTCTAATTCGATAGATAGCGATACCATGCTTTATGCCAATGAAATCCTAAATATTCCCTGGATGCTTTTGATAAGCTCATTTTTGGTTTACTTTGTTTTGGGGTATTTGATTTACAGTTCAATTTATGCGGCCATTGGAGCTGCCGTGGATAATGAAACGGATACCCAGCAGTTTATTTTTCCGATTATATTACCGCTTATGTTAGGGATTTATGTTGGTTTCTTTTCTGTATTCAGTAACCCTAATGGGCCTATTGCGGTAGGGTTTTCCTTATTTCCGTTAACTTCACCTATAGTAATGTTGATGCGGCTTCCTGGGGGTATTGGTGAAGGTGGAGTACCTTTGTGGCAATTGTTGTTGTCCATTGGTTTGCTGATTGCTACTTTTTTGGGCATAGTATCGTTGGCGGCTAAAATTTACCGGGTGGGTATTTTAATGTATGGAAAAAGACCTACTTATAAAGAATTATTTAAATGGTTGAGATATTAA
- a CDS encoding TIGR01777 family oxidoreductase — MKVLITGATGLVGKAITKVLHTKGIAVNYLTTSKDKIVSTENYNGFYWNPTDGEIDIACFEEVSAIINLAGASIANKWTTAYKKKVLSSRIDSIQTLHEGLKKVDASQIKSFVSASAIGIYPSSLYTYYDETETAVDDSFLGEVVEEWEKKIDTLKVFDFNVAKIRIGIVLSTEGGALPKMASPVKNYVGAAFGNGKQWQSWIHINDLANIFVYVLEKRLKGIFNAVAPNPVTNSKMTKELAKILKKPLVLPNVPKPIMELILGEMSYLLFASHRVSSKRIEKKGYNFEFSNICCAIEDLYTSKQNVEVCKTKTASLNKEVA; from the coding sequence ATGAAAGTGTTAATTACGGGTGCTACGGGTTTAGTGGGTAAAGCCATTACAAAGGTTTTGCATACTAAAGGTATCGCCGTTAATTACCTGACCACCAGTAAGGATAAAATAGTTTCAACAGAAAACTATAATGGTTTCTATTGGAATCCTACAGATGGTGAAATCGATATAGCTTGTTTTGAGGAAGTTTCGGCAATCATTAATCTTGCAGGTGCAAGCATTGCCAATAAATGGACGACTGCTTACAAGAAAAAGGTGCTTTCAAGCAGAATAGATAGTATTCAAACATTACACGAAGGGCTTAAAAAAGTAGATGCATCCCAAATCAAATCATTTGTTTCGGCATCGGCTATTGGTATTTACCCTTCTTCTCTTTACACATATTATGATGAGACGGAAACTGCGGTGGATGATAGTTTTTTAGGTGAGGTGGTAGAAGAGTGGGAGAAAAAAATAGACACGTTAAAAGTTTTCGATTTTAATGTAGCCAAAATAAGAATAGGAATTGTTTTATCTACCGAAGGAGGAGCTTTGCCAAAAATGGCCTCACCTGTTAAAAATTATGTGGGAGCTGCTTTTGGAAATGGTAAACAATGGCAATCTTGGATTCATATCAACGATTTGGCCAATATATTTGTTTATGTTCTGGAGAAGAGGTTGAAAGGCATTTTTAATGCAGTTGCCCCCAATCCTGTGACCAATAGCAAAATGACCAAGGAATTGGCAAAAATTCTTAAGAAGCCATTGGTTTTGCCCAATGTTCCAAAACCAATAATGGAACTGATTTTAGGAGAGATGTCGTACCTACTATTTGCAAGCCACAGGGTAAGTAGCAAGCGTATTGAAAAGAAAGGATACAATTTTGAGTTTTCCAATATATGCTGTGCTATCGAAGATTTATATACGAGCAAGCAAAATGTTGAAGTCTGTAAAACCAAAACTGCAAGTTTAAATAAAGAGGTTGCTTAA
- a CDS encoding mechanosensitive ion channel family protein, whose amino-acid sequence MQEETSEIKEIIEEDIWGTIKEFLDFGFHLGEGDKSINLTVGLLLLVTVAFVFTKFVMKWLKHLFTRKMDLEDKRKFASVFKFINYVIYLVVVLVTLSAAGIDITLVITASAALFVGLGLALQELFQDILGGIFIIIDKSLQVGDIVEVDGKVGKVFEIKLRTTRALTRDDKVIIIPNHKFVSDIVYNYTQNHRTTREKVNIGVAYGSDVSLVTKILEEVAAEQKQVLKNPKPFVLFDDFGDSALLFSLHFFTNDSFGDPKIKSDIRYHINAKFKENEISIPFPQRDVHLKQ is encoded by the coding sequence ATGCAGGAAGAAACCAGTGAGATAAAAGAAATTATTGAAGAGGATATCTGGGGTACCATTAAAGAATTTCTGGACTTTGGATTTCATCTTGGCGAAGGCGATAAATCCATCAACCTGACCGTTGGCCTGTTACTGCTTGTCACTGTAGCCTTTGTTTTTACCAAGTTTGTAATGAAATGGCTAAAGCATTTGTTCACCAGAAAAATGGATCTGGAGGACAAACGAAAATTTGCCAGTGTTTTTAAGTTTATCAATTATGTGATTTATCTGGTGGTCGTGTTGGTGACACTGAGTGCTGCCGGAATCGACATTACACTTGTCATTACTGCCTCTGCAGCTTTGTTTGTAGGATTGGGGCTGGCGTTACAAGAACTGTTTCAAGATATCTTGGGAGGTATTTTCATTATCATAGATAAATCTCTACAAGTTGGGGATATTGTTGAGGTAGATGGAAAAGTTGGCAAAGTATTTGAAATAAAGTTACGCACAACCAGGGCATTGACCCGTGATGATAAAGTCATTATCATTCCCAATCATAAGTTTGTTAGTGATATTGTATACAATTACACGCAGAACCATAGAACTACACGTGAAAAAGTGAATATTGGGGTAGCTTATGGAAGCGATGTTTCCTTGGTCACCAAAATTTTGGAAGAAGTTGCCGCTGAGCAGAAACAGGTACTTAAAAATCCAAAACCATTTGTTCTTTTCGATGATTTTGGAGATTCGGCGCTCCTTTTTTCACTGCATTTTTTTACTAATGATAGTTTTGGCGACCCAAAAATCAAAAGTGATATTCGCTATCATATTAATGCCAAGTTCAAAGAAAACGAAATCAGTATCCCATTCCCTCAACGAGATGTTCATTTAAAACAATAA
- a CDS encoding nucleotide exchange factor GrpE has protein sequence MSKKSKVEEIDSELNDSQTLETPELDDANADAENENGEVGEVSEEERLREDLAKEKDKFLRLFAEFENFKRRTSKERVELFKTAGQEVIVSLLPVMDDFDRALKEISKSEDKEMFKGVELISNKFKETLKGKGLEQVEVGAGDVFDAEVHDAITQIPAPSKKMKGKIIDVVEKGFKLGDRIIRHPKVVVGN, from the coding sequence ATGAGCAAGAAAAGTAAAGTTGAGGAAATAGACAGCGAGCTTAACGATTCCCAAACGCTGGAGACTCCTGAACTGGACGATGCAAATGCAGATGCTGAAAACGAAAATGGAGAGGTAGGGGAAGTTTCCGAAGAAGAACGATTACGTGAGGATTTGGCAAAGGAAAAAGATAAATTTCTCAGACTTTTTGCTGAATTTGAAAACTTTAAAAGACGCACTTCAAAAGAACGCGTTGAACTTTTTAAAACTGCAGGCCAAGAAGTAATCGTATCACTTTTACCTGTTATGGATGATTTTGACAGAGCGCTCAAAGAGATTTCAAAATCTGAGGATAAAGAAATGTTCAAAGGAGTGGAACTCATCAGCAATAAATTTAAGGAAACGCTCAAAGGGAAAGGATTGGAGCAGGTTGAGGTTGGTGCAGGAGATGTTTTTGATGCAGAAGTACATGATGCAATTACCCAAATTCCGGCTCCTAGCAAAAAAATGAAAGGTAAAATAATAGATGTGGTCGAAAAAGGATTTAAACTGGGAGACCGTATCATAAGACACCCAAAAGTGGTGGTCGGTAACTAA
- the dnaJ gene encoding molecular chaperone DnaJ: MKEDFYEILGISKGASAAEIKKAYRKKAIEFHPDKNPGDAKAEEMFKKAAEAYEVLSDPDKRAKYDQFGHAAFEGGAGFGGGGMNMDDIFSQFGDIFGSAFGGGFSGFGGFGGGGQRRVKGSNLRIRVKLTLEEVANGVEKKVKVRRKIQAAGVTYKTCPTCNGSGQVTKITNTILGRMQTATTCNTCGGAGQTIDKRPSGADAQGLKVEEETVSIKIPPGVEEGMQLKVTGKGNGAPGDGIPGDLLVAIETIEHATLKREGDNLHYDLYISFSEAVLGSSKEIDAVTGKVRIKLEPGIQSGKILRLRGKGISSINGYGSGDLLVHVNVWTPKELNREQKEFFERMQNDENFVPKPEKSDKSFFEKVKDMFS, translated from the coding sequence ATGAAGGAGGACTTTTACGAAATATTGGGTATTTCCAAGGGCGCATCGGCTGCTGAAATTAAAAAGGCATACAGGAAAAAAGCCATAGAATTTCATCCTGATAAAAACCCTGGTGATGCAAAGGCCGAGGAAATGTTCAAAAAAGCTGCGGAAGCTTACGAAGTGTTGAGCGACCCCGACAAACGTGCCAAGTACGATCAATTTGGCCATGCCGCTTTTGAGGGTGGCGCAGGATTTGGCGGAGGCGGTATGAACATGGACGATATTTTCAGTCAATTTGGAGATATTTTCGGAAGTGCTTTTGGAGGTGGATTTAGTGGCTTTGGTGGCTTTGGCGGAGGTGGACAACGAAGGGTCAAAGGAAGTAATCTGCGCATACGGGTGAAATTGACTCTTGAAGAAGTCGCGAACGGTGTAGAGAAGAAGGTAAAGGTCAGGAGGAAAATTCAAGCGGCTGGCGTAACCTACAAAACATGTCCTACGTGCAATGGGAGTGGACAGGTGACCAAGATAACCAATACCATCTTAGGAAGAATGCAGACGGCAACTACTTGTAATACTTGTGGAGGAGCTGGTCAGACCATTGATAAAAGACCAAGTGGTGCCGATGCCCAAGGACTAAAAGTAGAAGAAGAGACTGTTTCCATTAAAATCCCACCAGGAGTGGAAGAAGGGATGCAGTTGAAGGTCACTGGTAAAGGTAATGGTGCGCCCGGCGATGGTATACCGGGTGATTTACTGGTCGCTATTGAAACTATTGAGCACGCTACATTAAAGAGAGAAGGGGATAATTTGCACTACGACCTTTACATTAGTTTTTCCGAAGCTGTCTTGGGGAGTTCCAAAGAAATAGATGCCGTAACTGGAAAAGTTCGTATAAAGTTGGAGCCTGGAATTCAATCAGGAAAAATTTTACGATTACGAGGAAAAGGAATTTCCAGTATAAACGGATATGGTAGTGGTGATTTGTTGGTTCACGTTAATGTTTGGACCCCAAAAGAGTTGAACAGAGAACAAAAAGAGTTTTTTGAACGCATGCAAAATGACGAAAATTTTGTGCCAAAACCCGAAAAATCGGATAAGTCGTTTTTTGAAAAAGTTAAAGATATGTTCTCCTAA
- a CDS encoding sigma-54 dependent transcriptional regulator — translation MSKILVIEDESAIRRVLVKILGEESDTYNVQEAEDGLRGIEAIKKEDFDLVLCDIKMPKMDGVEVLEAAKKIKPEIPFIMISGHGDLDTAVNTMRLGAFDYISKPPDLNRLLTTVRNALDRKELVVENKILKKKVSKNYEMVGESQEIGVIKDMIEKVAPTDARVLITGPNGTGKELVAHWLHEKSPRSSAPFIEVNCAAIPSELIESELFGHVKGAFTSAVKDRAGKFEAANKGTIFLDEIGDMSLSAQAKVLRALQENKISRVGTDKDIKVDVRVLAATNKNLKKEIEEGKFREDLYHRLAVILIKVPALNDRREDIPMLIEFFSEKIASEQGTAQKSFSKKAIALLKGYDWTGNVRELRNVVERLIILGGKEVSEDDVKLFASK, via the coding sequence ATGTCAAAAATATTGGTAATAGAAGACGAATCAGCCATACGGAGAGTTTTGGTGAAGATTTTGGGTGAAGAAAGTGATACCTATAATGTACAAGAGGCCGAAGATGGCTTAAGAGGTATTGAAGCCATAAAAAAGGAGGATTTTGATTTGGTGCTTTGCGATATTAAAATGCCAAAGATGGATGGTGTTGAAGTGCTTGAAGCTGCCAAAAAGATTAAGCCAGAGATACCGTTTATTATGATTTCGGGCCATGGGGATTTGGATACTGCCGTAAATACCATGCGCCTTGGAGCATTTGATTACATTTCCAAACCCCCAGATTTAAACCGGTTGTTGACTACGGTCAGAAATGCGCTTGATCGTAAAGAATTGGTCGTGGAAAACAAGATTCTTAAAAAGAAAGTTTCCAAGAACTACGAAATGGTAGGTGAGAGCCAGGAAATAGGCGTTATAAAAGATATGATCGAGAAGGTAGCTCCAACAGACGCCCGTGTTTTGATTACTGGCCCCAATGGAACGGGAAAAGAACTTGTTGCCCACTGGCTACATGAGAAAAGTCCTAGGTCTTCTGCGCCTTTTATCGAGGTCAACTGTGCAGCTATTCCATCAGAATTGATAGAAAGTGAGCTTTTTGGTCATGTTAAAGGTGCATTTACATCTGCGGTAAAGGACAGGGCCGGTAAATTTGAGGCAGCCAACAAGGGAACTATTTTTTTGGATGAAATAGGGGATATGAGCCTATCCGCTCAAGCCAAGGTGCTTAGGGCGCTGCAAGAAAATAAGATTTCTAGGGTTGGTACGGATAAAGACATAAAAGTAGATGTTCGTGTTTTGGCGGCCACCAACAAAAATCTAAAGAAAGAAATAGAAGAGGGTAAATTTAGGGAAGACCTGTATCATCGTTTGGCGGTCATTTTAATAAAAGTACCGGCATTGAACGATAGGCGAGAAGATATTCCTATGCTGATCGAATTCTTTTCAGAAAAAATAGCTTCGGAACAGGGCACTGCCCAAAAAAGTTTTTCAAAAAAGGCCATTGCACTTCTAAAAGGATACGACTGGACAGGAAATGTACGTGAGTTACGTAATGTGGTGGAACGATTAATTATACTTGGAGGCAAGGAAGTCTCCGAAGATGATGTAAAGCTATTTGCCAGTAAGTAG
- a CDS encoding PPK2 family polyphosphate kinase: MKKVDTGEYLVKKEIILSKYATLEDFGTGEEKLKDELKDIRKDLGEFQNTLYAHGKYSVLICLQGMDTSGKDSLVREVFKDFNVRGVVVHSFKVPTELELKHDYLWRHYIALPARGKFSIFNRTHYENVLVTKVHPEYILGENIPGIESVSDIDETFWENRYRQINDFEKHITENGTIIFKFFLHLSKEEQRQRLLRRLRLREKNWKFSPSDLKERKLWDDYQNCYEEAINKTSKPHAPWYVIPADNKKAARVIVASILLKELKKYKDVKEPELEEKIRVNLESFKQELEKES; encoded by the coding sequence ATGAAAAAAGTTGATACAGGAGAATACTTGGTGAAAAAAGAGATAATACTTTCAAAATATGCCACTCTAGAAGATTTTGGTACAGGGGAAGAGAAACTCAAAGACGAACTTAAGGATATCAGAAAGGATTTGGGAGAATTCCAGAATACGCTCTACGCCCACGGAAAGTATAGTGTACTCATTTGCCTTCAGGGAATGGATACTTCCGGTAAGGACAGTTTGGTACGAGAGGTCTTTAAAGACTTCAATGTACGCGGTGTGGTGGTACATAGTTTTAAGGTGCCTACTGAATTGGAACTAAAACATGACTACCTCTGGCGCCATTATATTGCATTGCCCGCACGGGGTAAGTTCAGTATTTTTAACAGAACCCATTATGAAAATGTATTGGTAACTAAAGTACATCCCGAGTATATTTTAGGAGAAAATATTCCAGGAATTGAATCGGTATCCGATATAGATGAAACGTTTTGGGAAAACCGGTATAGGCAAATCAACGATTTTGAAAAGCATATCACTGAAAACGGTACTATAATCTTTAAATTTTTTCTTCATCTTTCCAAAGAAGAACAACGGCAACGTTTGTTACGTAGACTAAGGCTAAGAGAAAAGAATTGGAAATTTTCTCCTAGTGACCTTAAAGAGCGAAAGTTATGGGATGACTATCAAAACTGCTATGAAGAAGCCATTAATAAAACATCAAAACCCCATGCTCCATGGTATGTGATTCCTGCTGACAATAAAAAAGCAGCGCGGGTCATCGTTGCTTCTATCTTATTGAAAGAGTTAAAAAAGTATAAAGATGTCAAAGAACCTGAGTTAGAAGAGAAAATAAGAGTTAATTTAGAAAGCTTTAAGCAAGAATTGGAAAAAGAATCCTAA